A single window of Mugil cephalus isolate CIBA_MC_2020 chromosome 1, CIBA_Mcephalus_1.1, whole genome shotgun sequence DNA harbors:
- the LOC125024472 gene encoding dynactin subunit 6-like, which produces MSDAKQIMAQKSAKIAAGAVVCVESEIRGDVTIGARTVVHPKARIIAEAGPIIIGEGNLIEEQTLIINSYPENIMPDSEGVEAKTMIVGTNNVFEVGCVSQALKIGDNNVIESKADLGRNVILTSGCIIGACCQINTCEVVPENTVVYGSNCIRRVQSEKPQPQTLQLDFLMKILPNYHHLKKTVKGNSTPVRN; this is translated from the exons ATGTCAGACGCGAAGCAAATAATGGCGCAGAAAAG CGCCAAAATAGCAGCAGGAGCcgttgtttgtgttgaaagcGAAATAAGAGGAGATGTGACCATTG GTGCTCGGACAGTTGTCCACCCCAAAGCACGGATCATCGCAGAGGCAGGTCCTATAATTATAGGAGAGGGTAATCTAATAGAGGAGCAGACACTTATTATTAATAG TTATCCAGAGAACATAATGCCAGACTCGGAGGGGGTTGAGGCGAAAACCATGATAGTTGGGACTAACAATGTGTTTGAAGTGGGATGTG TGTCTCAAGCTTTGAAAATTGGAGACAACAATGTGATTGAGTCGAAGG CCGATCTGGGAAGAAACGTGATCCTAACAAGCGGCTGCATCATCGGCGCGTGCTGCCAGATCAACACGTGCGAGGTCGTGCCGGAGAACACGGTTGTGTACGGTTCCAACTGCATCAGGCGTGTGCAGAGCGAAAAGCCACAG CCTCAAACTCTGCAACTGGACTTCCTCATGAAGATTCTGCCCAACTACCACCACCTGAAGAAGACGGTGAAAGGCAACAGCACACCTGTGAGGAACTAA